Genomic segment of Gopherus flavomarginatus isolate rGopFla2 chromosome 2, rGopFla2.mat.asm, whole genome shotgun sequence:
CATAaaatgaacacacacatgcatacatacATGCTGTTTTGGCATTAAAACTCTGCATAGATCAAAGATTCACTTCAGTAATCAATGTTTCAATCAAGCCCTGTAGTATGTAGAAGTCACACAGAAATCCAACCTCCAGCAATCGGAACATGTGctgtacagtacagtactttTCTGAAGTGCATTTGATGCACTCGTTGGTTGCTGCTGTTAACAAAGCACTAGGCTTAAGACTGTAGAAAAAGTGAGACCTTACAGTGAAAACTCTACTACACATATATATTAGGAATATTAAAACTAAGACTCTAaagattctttttttcttttaaagtccaTTTCCAAAATGCATTTTAAGTGCATATTGTGCTTTTTCTGTGTGCTCTTGAAGTCACTACTACCATTCTTCAATTGCCTTCCAATTCTTACATTAACTTCGGCAGAGAAGCTAACCATGGAAAGAAAGCAAAACCCTAGGCAGCATTCGACAGGCAGACACATCTTCCAATTACTTTAAGACCACTATTACAAAAATAGGGCcagatttcccccccccacacacacacacacgtaatcTTTACCCATGTGCCTAGTCCCATTGGGCTCAATGGGATTACGTGCATGAGTACAGGGTTTCAGGATAAAGGCCAATTGCTTACAGCGAGATTAACCAGGGCTCCCAAGTCACTTCCAATGGCTTTCAAATGCTGCTGAAACTATTGCCAATATCACTAGCACTGTAAAAAGTATCAAATGTGTTGCAGAAACTGCACAGGAGGGGATATGGTTACTGAGGTCCACTTGCTTAAACAGGATGGATCTCAGTAGAGAATTTAAATAGAAACTGGACAGTAAAATGCACAAGAAAGAGTCATATATTTTAGCTGcattctgggggggggaggggatgggggggacaGAACCACCttgcatttttaaacaatttattgCATAACGTCAGGATATGTGACTAAATATATTTCAGGCTACACTGAAGACAAAAACTCTTAAATCTTAAGTATTAACGATACTGCATtgtgaaaaggggaaaaaatgacagTGCTTTGTtagtaattaatataaattagTATGTTTTGCTTTTAATGAAACAAATGGCCTAAACCATGTAATAGCTAAAACAACCTAAGTGATATGAAATGCTGGAATTTCATGTTTGCTTACTTCCATCCAAGAGTCTCCAAGACACTTCACTGATGCACTGTTATTTTAATGCAAATTACTGCAAAGATAACAACACGTTAAGTGTCCCTGTATTTCCTGATTTATGTAAGTCAATACATGTTAGGCTAAATTCAACAATTCCCTTTCAGTGATAAATACCAGGTGGGGCAAACTCCTCCAGATTACTCCTGGGGTCTAATCATTATTCCACAGGTTTTTGAAAAGACAACATATAGAAGAACTTCACGTAAAACAGTTCcctcatatatatattttttaaaacattaagatAGTGCaactttttaaaacacatttttcacaACACAAATTAACTCCTTGCATTCATCTAATTTCTCAACTTTACACCTTGGCACACAAAACAGGAATTTTGATTCATATAAAAAAAATTCCACGCCTTGGGAGAAAAAAGCAAACTGGCCGATTCTTCTCCCATTTACCTAGCAAAACTTTCTTCTTTCTGCCATTCAGTTAATATAAAACAGGCTGTACAAGCCTAATTTCTGTGCTAAGTTTCCTTTTAGAATTAAATAATCcaaatagtttattttaaaaaaaaatatattttcccccaAAACACTGCTCATGGCCAAACTGAATGGAAGTTTGTATTATCTCAATCCACTTTGCATGCAACTCCCCTGAAAGGAATCAGAAACAAAGAACTGGTTTGCACGTTTGGTTTTACTAAGTTGTACCACGTGTAACTTAACAACATTGTGCCCAGGAATGTGGGGATTTTCCTCCACATTCCTGTTTGATTCTCTTGTCTTCAGTTCAAGTGCACCTGGGAAAGTAACTTAGACAAGGTTTCCTGGTTTCCTGTCTTTGCCTTTAATAGAGACTATTGTGCTCTCTGAATTGTTCTGCTGAAACTGATGTCTGCTCCCCCTCTGTGATGAAGGAGGTGCATTGCTGTGCTGGTGATGGAAAAAAGAGGAGCCTGGGTAATTACCCATGACCTCACTGTAAGTTGGGGGTGGCCCTTCCATCCTTCCATTACTGCTATAGTTGGTTGCACTTATGCCCGAATTGCTGCTTGGTGGGCATGGGCCCCCATTGTACACTGAAATGTCTATCAAGTCACTGTCAAAAATGGTTCTGTTGGGTGGTGCCCTGACAGACTCTCGATTGAGTTCCATCTGCTGTTCTGGGTCCCGGAGCTGCAGCGTGCATGGCCCTTGGTACGGTGGTGGCTCTTCTCCATCAGAGAGGGAGATGGTCGGAGGAAGGTCAATCTCGTGCTGCATGTAAGGGTAGGTTGGCTGGAAGCGACTGAAACGGTCCCTCTGCATGAATGATGGAGTGGTAAACCTGTCCCTGGACCTTGGGGCATACATGATCTGAAAAAGGGAAGAGGGAGCTGTGAATCCACTTCCAAGCATCACCCAGCAAAACATCACGAGTATTAATTATTTATCAAGAGCCGACAAAGAGAAAATGGTCCCTGCCTCAGGGAGCTAACAAGCGAGCTCAGACACAGATTAAACAAGTCAGATGCACATACAGTCAAACACCGTTCATGGAGACATACACAagat
This window contains:
- the LDLRAD4 gene encoding low-density lipoprotein receptor class A domain-containing protein 4 isoform X3, which encodes MVIVIICLLNHYKLSTRSFINRQSQNRRQEETLQPEGCLWPSDSSVSQQGASEIMYAPRSRDRFTTPSFMQRDRFSRFQPTYPYMQHEIDLPPTISLSDGEEPPPYQGPCTLQLRDPEQQMELNRESVRAPPNRTIFDSDLIDISVYNGGPCPPSSNSGISATNYSSNGRMEGPPPTYSEVMGNYPGSSFFHHQHSNAPPSSQRGSRHQFQQNNSESTIVSIKGKDRKPGNLV
- the LDLRAD4 gene encoding low-density lipoprotein receptor class A domain-containing protein 4 isoform X1, which gives rise to MQEAGFQATNAFTECKFTCTSGKCLYLGSLICNQQNDCGDNSDEENCLLVTEHPPPGIFSSELEFVQIIIIIVVITVMVIVIICLLNHYKLSTRSFINRQSQNRRQEETLQPEGCLWPSDSSVSQQGASEIMYAPRSRDRFTTPSFMQRDRFSRFQPTYPYMQHEIDLPPTISLSDGEEPPPYQGPCTLQLRDPEQQMELNRESVRAPPNRTIFDSDLIDISVYNGGPCPPSSNSGISATNYSSNGRMEGPPPTYSEVMGNYPGSSFFHHQHSNAPPSSQRGSRHQFQQNNSESTIVSIKGKDRKPGNLV
- the LDLRAD4 gene encoding low-density lipoprotein receptor class A domain-containing protein 4 isoform X2 codes for the protein MSSELRNSTALKDAQLKDLLLEKAELEFVQIIIIIVVITVMVIVIICLLNHYKLSTRSFINRQSQNRRQEETLQPEGCLWPSDSSVSQQGASEIMYAPRSRDRFTTPSFMQRDRFSRFQPTYPYMQHEIDLPPTISLSDGEEPPPYQGPCTLQLRDPEQQMELNRESVRAPPNRTIFDSDLIDISVYNGGPCPPSSNSGISATNYSSNGRMEGPPPTYSEVMGNYPGSSFFHHQHSNAPPSSQRGSRHQFQQNNSESTIVSIKGKDRKPGNLV